AAATTAAGTTGCCTCGGGATTCACGCGAGCAAAGTCAGGTCGGAACAAGCATTACGAAAGACGACCTGCAGGACGGAGACCTGCTATTCTTCACAACGCCCGAGCGGAAAAATAAAGAAGGTGTGCAGCGAATCGGACATGTGGCTCTCTACATGGGGAATGGACTTATTCTACATACGTTCAGGCCGGGTATAGGCGTAACGGTTTCGGAATTTACTGGGCAATGGCAGCAGCGCTTCATAGAAGCAAGACGAGTTTTAACTTAAATAGAAAATACCCACACATCAGGCACTTTTTAAGTGTCCTGTGTATGGGCATTTATTCGATACATTGGAGCTAATCAGCTACTCCAATATTTTCCTAGCTATTGCAGATAGATCCTCGATATCAATCTTGCCGTCATTATTCAAATCGGATTTCTTATAGCTGGACCAATTCGGATCAGCGGAGGTTTTGCCATAAGCTGCAGCAATGATAGCCAGGTCACCGATGGAATAACGGCCGTCGCCATTCGTATCTCCAGGCTCAGTGGTTATCACTGAATCTGTAAAGGTCTGCAGCGCAGCTGTCAATGCGTTTATCGCTTGCTCAACTTGTGCTTGGGTTGCCGCAGTGTTATCCGCTACAGCCTTCGCTTGATCGATTGCCGCTTGAAGTGCTGCCTTGGAGCCAGCTGGATACTGTCCTGCGCTGCTGCCTTCGACTGCCGCATCATGCTTGCCTTGCGCATCCGTAATCAATGCAAGAAGTGCAGCCTTGTCAACGGAATTAATCTGAAGTGTGTAGGACTTGCTATCCAATTCAGTTTCAACACCCGTTCCATCAGCCATTACAGCCTTCGAAAGGGTTATCGTAGAAGCTGTTGCCGCTGTATTAGACTTCACCTTCCAATGAAGCTTAAGCAGATCACCTTCGAGCTTCGCATTAGAGCCAATTGTAGCTGCAAGCAGACGTACCTCATCTTGCTTCTGAGCCTTGTCAACGATCACGACCGCATCCGAATTCACGGATTCCGCCGATACGAACTCCACCTGGGATGGATCATAACGGAAGGTTAGATCTTGAGCATATACGTTTTGATCCATGCCGCTTAGGCCATAGCTCAGATCAAAAGTTGTTCCTGCAGCAGCTTGGTCAGGTCCTTCAAGTACAGCACCCTTGGATTCCTGAGCCGTTGCTGTCAATCTAGCACCTGCCCAATCACCATGGTCGTAGGCATTGCCATCTCCGCCATCGGTAACAACCAGCTTGAGTAGCTTAACACCCTTTACGTTAACCTCCGCACCAATTGTTGAGGAAGCTGCCTTTATGAGTCCGCTGTCCCAAAGCTTTTTGCCATCTCCCCATACTTCAAACGTCACACTTCCACGCCCGCTTACTTCATCATCAATTCCCACATCGGAAATGAACGAATCAAATTTACCGTCAATATTGTAGGTAATGGAGCTTGCTGCATTTGTCCCTATGCCCTTATTGTATGGAACTCCTTTGATCGTAATCGTCTTGCCGTCACCTTTGCTTGCTTCCCCATTAGACATGTCTTTCTCGATTGGACCCCAACCATTTGTAGAATCCTGAGGCTCCATATCACTTACATATATTGTGCCGTCAGGAGGCAGGACATTGAATCTCTGACTGCTCTGCAATTGCTTGATTCCATCCACGTCTTCATAGGTTGCGGTCACACCAATATCTTTAACTCCGACTGCATCAGATGGAGCAGTAACACTCCACTTTGCCGATACCGTTTGGTCTGCTGCTACACGCTCAAAACTGGTGGAGGATAACGGAGCAGCTGTCCAACCGCTTGGAAGCTGCAAGCTAATAGCGGCTTTAGTTACATCCTTGACACCGTCATTATGCAGGGTA
This genomic window from Paenibacillus hexagrammi contains:
- a CDS encoding NPCBM/NEW2 domain-containing protein, translating into MRKSLSTLILFMILCMLFLTPAYQAEAASNGLAETPPMGWNSWNKFGCNVSENMIKEMADAMVSSGMKDAGYQYVNIDDCWQTDREPTTGKIVADPVRFPSGMKALADYVHSKGLKLGLYTDVGFKTCGGRPGSRGYYDIDAKTYAEWGIDYVKVDWCYVDPDGKLLNYGAKPDAATWYSEFGEALKNSGRGIVFSICNWGEQSPWDWGPQIGNLWRTGQDIGDAWERGTNWYYGIINAYDVAVNHSASAGPGGWNDPDMLEIGNGGATNVEYRSQFSLWSMLAAPLIAGNDLRSMSQETKDILMNKEVIAVNQDPLGVQATKIIDNGDIEILVKPLSNGDKAIALLNRGAQSAKISVTAAEAGLPASEGYIVRDLWQHFSKGSTGTIKADVPSHGTAMFRVSPATIDNLPASLDMTIAASSGQIQSGKSAELTATLHNDGVKDVTKAAISLQLPSGWTAAPLSSTSFERVAADQTVSAKWSVTAPSDAVGVKDIGVTATYEDVDGIKQLQSSQRFNVLPPDGTIYVSDMEPQDSTNGWGPIEKDMSNGEASKGDGKTITIKGVPYNKGIGTNAASSITYNIDGKFDSFISDVGIDDEVSGRGSVTFEVWGDGKKLWDSGLIKAASSTIGAEVNVKGVKLLKLVVTDGGDGNAYDHGDWAGARLTATAQESKGAVLEGPDQAAAGTTFDLSYGLSGMDQNVYAQDLTFRYDPSQVEFVSAESVNSDAVVIVDKAQKQDEVRLLAATIGSNAKLEGDLLKLHWKVKSNTAATASTITLSKAVMADGTGVETELDSKSYTLQINSVDKAALLALITDAQGKHDAAVEGSSAGQYPAGSKAALQAAIDQAKAVADNTAATQAQVEQAINALTAALQTFTDSVITTEPGDTNGDGRYSIGDLAIIAAAYGKTSADPNWSSYKKSDLNNDGKIDIEDLSAIARKILE